The Naumovozyma dairenensis CBS 421 chromosome 3, complete genome genome has a window encoding:
- the MET3 gene encoding sulfate adenylyltransferase (similar to Saccharomyces cerevisiae MET3 (YJR010W); ancestral locus Anc_5.154) produces the protein MPAPHGGILQDLIARDASKKDALLKEVQKGKLTQWSLTARQICDIELILNGGFSPLTGFLNEKDYLGVVNNSRLADGTLWTMPITLDVDEKFASSVSSNSRILLLQDNEIPIAILTVADVYKPDKQLEAKNVFRGDPEHPAIRYLNNIAGDYYIGGSLEAIQLPQHYDYPGLRKTPAQLRLEFQSRQWDRVVAFQTRNPMHRAHRELTVRAARETNAKVLIHPVVGLTKPGDIDHHTRVRVYQEIIKRYPNGIAFLSLLPLAMRMGGDREAVWHAIIRKNYGATHFIVGRDHAGPGSNSKGVDFYGPYDAQELVESYKHELDIQVVPFRMVTYLPDEDRYAPIDEIDTTKTRTLNISGTELRKRLRVGGEIPEWFSYPEVVKILRESNPPRPKQGFAIVLSDSLNVARGQLSIALLSTFLQFGGGRHYKVFEHENNGKLLELIPDFIQGGSGLIVPNQWSIDNYSYGASNNVYHLGTSADSDIKLEAADESIFHIVQKVVLFLEDNGFLVF, from the coding sequence TCCACACGGTGGTATATTACAAGATTTGATCGCTAGAGATGCATCTAAGAAAGACGCTCTATTAAAAGAAGTTCAAAAAGGTAAATTAACCCAATGGTCTCTTACTGCGAGACAAATCTGTGATATTGAATTGATCTTGAACGGTGGTTTCTCTCCATTAACAGGGTTCTTGAATGAAAAGGATTATCTAGGTGTCGTCAACAATTCTAGATTAGCTGACGGTACTCTATGGACTATGCCAATTACCTTAGATGTCGACGAAAAATTCGCCTCTTCAGTTTCATCCAATTCAAGAATCTTACTTTTACAAGATAATGAAATCCCAATTGCCATCTTAACGGTAGCTGATGTTTACAAACCAGACAAACAATTAGAAGCTAAGAATGTATTTAGAGGTGATCCAGAGCATCCAGCTATTCGTTATTTAAATAACATTGCTGGTGACTATTACATCGGTGGTTCTTTGGAAGCCATCCAATTGCCACAACATTATGACTACCCAGGTCTTCGTAAGACTCCAGCTCAATTAAGATTGGAATTCCAATCTAGACAATGGGATCGTGTTGTTGCCTTTCAAACTCGTAATCCAATGCACAGAGCTCATAGAGAATTAACAGTTAGAGCTGCAAGAGAAACTAACGCTAAAGTCTTGATCCATCCTGTTGTGGGGTTAACCAAACCAGGTGATATTGACCATCATACACGTGTACGTGTTTACcaagaaattatcaaaCGTTATCCAAATGGTATCGCCttcttatctttattaCCATTGGCTATGAGAATGGGTGGTGATAGAGAAGCTGTCTGGCACGCAATCATTAGAAAGAACTATGGGGCTACTCACTTTATTGTTGGTAGAGATCATGCAGGTCCAGGTTCTAACTCTAAAGGTGTTGATTTCTATGGTCCATATGATGCTCAAGAATTAGTTGAATCATACAAGCATGAATTAGACATACAAGTCGTTCCATTTAGAATGGTTACTTACTTACCAGATGAAGATCGTTATGCTccaattgatgaaattgatactACTAAGACTAGAactttgaatatttctGGTACTGAATTAAGGAAAAGATTGAGAGTTGGTGGTGAAATCCCAGAATGGTTCTCATATCCTGAAGTTGTTAAAATCTTGAGGGAATCAAATCCACCAAGACCAAAGCAAGGGTTTGCTATTGTATTAAGCGATTCTTTGAACGTTGCGCGTGGTCAATTGTCAATTGCTTTACTATCCACTTTCCTACAATTTGGTGGTGGTAGACATTATAAAGTTTTTGAACACGAGAATAATGGTAAACTATTGGAACTAATTCCTGATTTTATCCAAGGTGGTTCTGGTTTAATCGTTCCAAACCAATGGAGCATTGATAACTATTCTTATGGTGCAAGCAATAACGTTTACCATTTAGGTACTTCCGCTGACTCtgatattaaattagaAGCTGCTGATGAATCTATCTTCCACATCGTTCAAAAAGTCGTTTTGTTCTTGGAAGACAATGGTTTCTTAGTTTTCTAA
- the SPC1 gene encoding signal peptidase complex subunit SPC1 (similar to Saccharomyces cerevisiae SPC1 (YJR010C-A); ancestral locus Anc_5.151) has product MSELLQELQKFLILSIDFPSQRKTALLQRNILIIGGIISCIVGFQTGSLSLLMGCYGVAYLITVLVVVPAYPCFNKQKLQWVQPKLTSIEINK; this is encoded by the coding sequence ATGTCCGAACTACTGcaagaattacaaaagtTTTTAATCTTATCGATCGATTTTCCAAGCCAAAGAAAAACAGCATTGttacaaagaaatattctGATAATTGGGGGTATTATCTCATGTATTGTTGGATTTCAAACTGGCTCACTTAGTTTGTTAATGGGATGCTACGGTGTAGCTTATCTGATTACCGTGTTAGTTGTCGTACCCGCGTACCCCTGCTTCAATAAGCAAAAGCTACAATGGGTACAACCCAAATTAACATCGATTGAAATCAACAAATGA
- the NDAI0C02950 gene encoding amino acid permease (similar to Saccharomyces cerevisiae HIP1 (YGR191W); ancestral locus Anc_5.158), which produces MTKKSPLNKAYWSDMIDGFKSTPDDAHSEQEGETSFSNIRSFTSSPIPEKSSDNMTTYVTDSKTKEGGSEKNIETTPSEQFSIAKEDINENLNKDLSIRHLITLAVGGSIGVGLFVNSGAALASGGPASLVIDWVIISTCLFTVINALGELAAAYPVVGGFNVYITRFVDPSVAFAINLNYLAQWLVLLPLELVAASITIKYWNDTINSDAWVAIFYSVIALANMLDVKSFGETEFVLSMVKILAIIGFTILGIVLACGGGPQGGFLGGHYWHDPGSFVGDKPGTQFKGLCSVFVTAAFSYSGIELTAVSAAESKDPRKTIPKATKRTFWLVTASYVTILTIIGCLVPFDDPRLLNGSSSVDAAASPLVISIKNAGIKGLDSLMNAIILISIVSVANSAVYACSRCMVSMAHIGNLPKVLSRVDKRGRPVNAILSTLFFGLLSFIAASDKQAEVFTWLSALSGLSTIFCWMAINYSHIRFRAAMKVQNKTLDELPYLSQCGVIGSWYGVIVLFLVLVASFWTSLFPLGSGTADVTSFFEGYLSLPILIACYVGHKLYVRNLQVLVKLEDMDLETGRKHIDAHEHRAEILAEKAALSQKSFIKRFWHVWC; this is translated from the coding sequence atgactAAAAAAAGTCCTCTAAATAAAGCTTACTGGTCAGACATGATTGACGGTTTCAAATCCACTCCAGATGACGCACATTCAGAACAAGAAGGAGAAACCTCCTTCTCAAATATAAGGTCTTTTACATCATCTCCAATACCAGAGAAATCTTCAGACAACATGACAACATATGTAACTGACTCAAAGACTAAAGAAGGAGGTTcagaaaagaatattgaaacaaCACCGTCTGAACAATTCTCAATTGCCAAAGAGGATATAAATGAAAACCTAAATAAAGATCTATCAATCCGTCACTTAATTACCCTAGCAGTCGGTGGGTCCATCGGGGTTGGTTTATTCGTCAATTCCGGTGCTGCATTAGCATCAGGAGGTCCAGCATCATTAGTCATAGATTGGGTTATTATCAGTACATGTTTATTTACAGTCATTAATGCATTAGGTGAACTAGCAGCAGCATATCCCGTAGTTGGTGGTTTCAATGTCTATATCACTAGATTCGTCGATCCATCTGTTGCATTCGctattaatttgaattacTTAGCGCAATGGTTAGTCCTTTTACCTTTGGAATTAGTGGCTGCATCAATAACCATCAAATATTGGAATGATACAATTAATTCAGATGCTTGGGTCGCCATCTTCTATTCCGTTATCGCATTAGCTAATATGTTAGATGTCAAATCATTCGGTGAAACAGAATTTGTCTTGTCAATGGTTAAGATTCTAGCAATTATTGGATTTACAATTCTAGGGATTGTATTGGCTTGTGGTGGTGGCCCTCAAGGGGGCTTCTTAGGTGGTCATTATTGGCATGATCCTGGTTCATTTGTTGGAGATAAACCAGGAACCCAGTTTAAAGGTTTATGTTCAGTATTCGTTACGGCAGCGTTTTCCTATTCTGGTATTGAATTGACAGCTGTCTCTGCTGCTGAAAGTAAAGATCCAAGAAAGACCATCCCAAAAGCTACCAAGAGAACATTTTGGTTAGTCACTGCATCTTATGTCACTATTTTAACAATCATCGGTTGTTTGGTACCATTTGATGATCCAAGATTATTAAACGGTTCAAGTTCAGTTGATGCAGCAGCATCACCATTAGTTATTTCTATCAAAAATGCTGGTATTAAAGGTCTAGATTCTTTAATGAATGCCATTATTTTAATATCTATTGTTTCTGTGGCTAATAGTGCAGTGTATGCCTGTTCAAGGTGTATGGTTTCCATGGCTCATATTGGGAACTTACCAAAAGTTTTAAGTCGTGTTGATAAAAGAGGTAGACCTGTCAATGCTATTCTATCCACATTATTCTTCGGTCTTCTATCTTTTATTGCTGCAAGCGATAAACAAGCAGAAGTTTTCACTTGGTTAAGTGCATTATCCGGGTTATCtacaattttttgttgGATGGCTATTAACTATTCTCATATTAGATTCCGTGCTGCTATGAAAGTCCAAAATAAAACTTTAGATGAATTACCATACCTATCACAATGTGGTGTTATAGGTTCCTGGTATGGTGTgattgtattatttttagtCTTGGTTGCATCCTTTTGGACCTCATTGTTTCCACTAGGAAGTGGTACAGCAGATGTCACATCTTTCTTCGAAGGTTATTTATCTTTACCAATTTTAATTGCTTGTTACGTTGGCCATAAGTTATACGTAAGAAATTTGCAAGTACTTGTTAAATTAGAGGATATGGACCTTGAAACAGGAAGAAAACACATAGACGCACATGAACACAGGGCTGAAATCCTGGCAGAAAAGGCAGCATTATCACAAAaatcattcattaaaaGATTCTGGCATGTTTGGTGTTGA
- the SUI2 gene encoding translation initiation factor eIF2 subunit alpha (similar to Saccharomyces cerevisiae SUI2 (YJR007W); ancestral locus Anc_5.157), which yields MSTNQCRFYENKFPEVDDIVMVNVQQIAEMGAYVKLLEYDNIEGMILLSELSRRRIRSIQKLIRVGKNDVAVVLRVDKEKGYIDLSKRRVSSEDIINCEEKYQKSKAVHSILRFCAEKFQIPLEDLYKTIAWPLSRKYGHAYEAFKLSIIDDTVWEGIEPPSKEIFDELKVYISKRLTPQAVKIRADVEVSCFGYEGIDAIKEALKAAEDMSTEQLEIKVKLVAAPLYVLTTQALDKDQGVQKLQDAIEKIEEVINKYGGVCNITMPPKAVTATEDAELQALLESKELDNRSDSEDEDDDSD from the coding sequence ATGTCTACTAACCAGTGCAGATTTTATGAGAACAAGTTCCCAGAAGTCGATGACATTGTTATGGTGAACGTCCAACAGATTGCCGAAATGGGTGCATATGTTAAGTTATTAGAATATGACAACATTGAAGGTATGATCTTATTGAGTGAACTGTCTCGTAGACGTATTAGATCCATCCAAAAATTGATTCGTGTTGGTAAGAATgatgttgctgttgttcttcgtgttgataaagaaaagggTTACATCGATTTATCTAAGCGTCGTGTCTCCTctgaagatattattaattgtgaagaaaaatatcaaaaatcAAAAGCTGTCCATTCTATCTTGAGATTCTGtgctgaaaaatttcaaatcccTTTAGAAGATTTGTACAAGACTATTGCTTGGCCATTAAGTCGAAAATACGGTCATGCATACGAGGCCTTCAAATTATCTATCATTGATGATACCGTCTGGGAAGGTATTGAACCACCATCTAAAGAAATctttgatgaattgaaagttTATATTTCCAAGAGGTTGACTCCTCAAGCTGTAAAGATTAGAGCCGATGTCGAAGTGTCTTGTTTCGGTTATGAAGGTATTGACGCTATCAAAGAAGCTTTGAAAGCTGCTGAAGATATGTCTACTGAACAACTAGAAATTAAAGTTAAATTAGTTGCTGCTCCATTATATGTTTTAACCACTCAAGCTTTGGATAAAGATCAAGGTgttcaaaaattacaagacGCTATTGAAAAGATCGAAGAAGTTATTAACAAATATGGTGGTGTTTGTAATATTACTATGCCACCAAAGGCTGTTACAGCTACTGAAGATGCCGAATTACAAGCTTTATTAGAAAGTAAGGAATTAGATAACAGGTCTGACtcagaagatgaagatgatgactCAGATTGA
- the NDAI0C02990 gene encoding uncharacterized protein (similar to Saccharomyces cerevisiae YJR012C; ancestral locus Anc_5.148), which translates to MSEELTLNELVEHITKNKPVPNIVHVDDIVLGEELTTISIMAPRAKPWETACTHSPKNIQPDDNNGGSTTLDAVTYNAEDFEDLTRYYDLESRYVASLQKETDAELPDRTKKRMRIKLNVGNFFLNNFKVHIMMYNSPVPSRTMYQVTIDH; encoded by the coding sequence ATGTCCGAAGAACTAActttaaatgaattagTAGAGCATATTACCAAGAATAAGCCTGTGCCAAATATAGTTCATGTAGACGATATTGTGCTAGGTGAAGAGTTAACCACAATATCTATAATGGCCCCACGGGCAAAGCCATGGGAAACAGCATGTACACATTCTCCAAAGAATATACAACcagatgataataatgggGGAAGCACTACGCTAGATGCTGTAACATATAATGCTGAAGATTTCGAAGATCTAACAAGATACTATGATTTGGAATCTCGATATGTGGCCTCGTTACAAAAAGAAACCGACGCAGAGCTTCCAGATAGaactaaaaaaagaatgaGAATTAAGTTAAATGTTGGTAATTTCTTtctaaataattttaaagtGCATATAATGATGTATAACAGTCCAGTTCCTTCCCGAACAATGTACCAAGTGACTATAGATCATTAA
- the CAL4 gene encoding Cal4p (similar to Saccharomyces cerevisiae YJR011C; ancestral locus Anc_5.150) translates to MKRSKETKKDASTFPRKEDENSSPDSTRKNPNKDERVPQEKFVKILNQIVPFILHTSYYMTDLVYTLYYVMNCEVEKWPKSTEEKQHLLQLKNGLSTLVVDLRNNFRALLDESDIDEGETLIILRGLINKDIIYILYQVNDILKTELLLFQKKQSLMFTESGDQIEKNEQGINEQKDTNYGGLILQLQNCFIGFGNLMNFIRKIPLQNKYGVTKFQLDVLINVIDTDLLPGWEVQLDLLNCKLFNDLALNKDVVRLYREKTGDNTPDLTQGEAFGNFIGWLKDEIIGDFVF, encoded by the coding sequence ATGAAAAGAAGTAAAGAGACAAAGAAAGATGCTTCAACATTTCCACgcaaagaagatgaaaactCATCGCCTGATTCGACGCGAAAGAACccaaataaagatgaacGTGTCCCTCAAGAGAAATTTGTAAAGATACTTAATCAAATTGTTCCTTTTATATTACATACCTCCTATTATATGACCGATTTGGTATATACATTGTATTACGTCATGAATTGTGAAGTAGAAAAATGGCCAAAAAGCACAGAGGAAAAACAAcatttattacaattaaaaaatggattgAGTACTTTAGTAGTTGACctaagaaataatttcagGGCATTGTTAGATGAGtctgatattgatgaaggAGAAAcacttattattttgagaGGTCTcataaataaagatatcatatatatactcTACCAAGTGAACGACATCCTAAAGACAGAGTTACTGTTGTTTCAGAAGAAACAATCGCTCATGTTTACTGAAAGTGGTGAtcaaatagaaaaaaacgAACAAGGTATAAATGAGCAGAAAGATACAAATTATGGCGGCTTAATCCTGCAACTGCAGAATTGTTTTATTGGTTTCGGTAATCTGATGAATTTTATTAGAAAGATACCGCTGCAAAATAAGTATGGAGTTACCAAGTTCCAATTAGATGTGTTAATCAATGTAATAGATACTGATTTGTTACCAGGTTGGGAAGTCCAGTTGGATCTTTTGAACTGTAAGTTATTTAACGATCTGGCGCTTAACAAAGACGTCGTCCGATTGTATAGAGAGAAAACAGGAGACAATACTCCTGACCTGACACAAGGAGAAGCCTTCGGAAATTTTATTGGCTGGCttaaagatgaaatcaTAGGtgattttgttttctaA
- the GPI14 gene encoding glycosylphosphatidylinositol-alpha 1,4 mannosyltransferase I (similar to Saccharomyces cerevisiae GPI14 (YJR013W); ancestral locus Anc_5.147), which produces MGSKSSQFVNGSPYQRDTYRYTPLLSWLLVPNHYFGWFHLGKLFFVIYDLLTGILLLRILRKLIPDISDLKLTFLGSIWLLNPMVITISTRGNAESLLCFFIMLSLYYLQEGHYWLAGVIYGLSIHFKIYPIIYCSSMAIYIFYNDSGSNKNQTVSKRFKDLFVVGVSTLMTIILLGFIMYYIYGYEFLDQAYFYHLYRTDHRHNFSLWNMLLYYDSAKDADSISYLSKMAFLPQLLIVFPLSYLEWINATFMNLVNVIFLQTFAFVIFNKVCTSQYFIWYLVFLPIVLSRTTITGKKGIMMLFVWVLTQAFWLSQGYYLEFEGKNAFYPGIFFGAVSFFIGNVWILGQFISDAKEIPIDTCNCEERKKIK; this is translated from the coding sequence ATGGGTTCTAAATCTAGTCAGTTCGTCAATGGCTCACCTTATCAGCGAGATACTTATAGATATACTCCATTATTGAGTTGGTTACTGGTTCCTAATCACTATTTTGGTTGGTTCCATCTCGGTAAGTTATTCTTCGTCATATATGACCTATTAACGGGCATCTTGCTATtaagaatattaagaaagttGATACCTGATATCTCTGACTTAAAACTGACTTTTTTGGGCAGTATTTGGTTATTGAACCCAATGGTTATTACAATTAGCACTCGTGGAAACGCGGAGAGTCTTTTatgtttcttcatcatgCTATCTCTATATTATCTGCAAGAAGGCCATTATTGGCTTGCCGGCGTAATTTATGGTTTATCTATCCATTTTAAGATATATCCAATCATTTATTGTTCTTCAATGGCAATCTATATCTTTTATAATGACAGTggatcaaataaaaatcaaACTGTCTCAAAAAGATTCAAAGACttatttgttgttggtgtATCTACATTAATGACAATTATTTTGCTAGGATTTATCATGTATTACATATATGGCTACGAATTCTTGGACCAAGCGTATTTTTACCACCTCTATCGAACAGACCATAGacataatttttccttATGGAATATGCTACTATACTACGATTCCGCCAAAGATGCTGATTCTATCTCTTATTTATCAAAGATGGCTTTTCTTCctcaattattaattgtCTTTCCATTATCTTACCTAGAATGGATAAATGCAACTTTCATGAATCTAGTTAACGTCATATTCTTGCAAACATTTGCATTTGTTATATTTAACAAAGTTTGTACTTCACAGTATTTTATATGGTACCTGGTTTTCCTACCCATTGTTCTTTCAAGAACCACTATAACCGGCAAGAAAGGAATCATGATGCTTTTCGTTTGGGTTCTCACTCAAGCATTTTGGTTAAGTCAAGGTTATTATTTAGAGTTTGAAGGTAAGAATGCCTTCTATCctggaatattttttggagCTGTTTCATTCTTCATTGGAAATGTTTGGATCTTAGGACAATTTATATCCGATGCAAAGGAAATTCCAATCGATACATGTAATTGTGaagaaaggaagaaaataaaatag
- the MHO1 gene encoding Mho1p (similar to Saccharomyces cerevisiae YJR008W; ancestral locus Anc_5.156), translating to MSLSRPATHAGSWYSRNAAELSSQLQTYLNNSKKPIVKNSRIIISPHAGYRYCGSTMAYSYASLDLNENIKRIFILGPSHHIFFSNEIFVSAFDSISTPLGDLKVDKDLCSKLVRKKISGKKIFSFMNQDVDTDEHSLEMQFSMLVQTLNWRKVPLDNVKVIPMMVSHNTKEFDMSVGKILSEYLNDPSNLFIISSDFCHWGRRFEYTGYVGSEDELKEATEEETEIEMLTSRSKLKHHQIPIWKSIEILDKHAMRTLSDTQNSDRYDAWKQYLEITGNTICGERPIGVVLAALAYLPENSKVTFEWPHYSQSSQVQSLEESSVSYTSGYVTIQL from the coding sequence ATGTCATTAAGTCGTCCTGCAACTCATGCCGGTTCGTGGTATTCAAGAAATGCCGCTGAATTATCAAGTCAACTACAAACGTACCttaataatagtaaaaaACCAatagtgaaaaattcaagaataaTTATATCTCCTCATGCAGGATATAGGTATTGTGGTTCTACCATGGCTTACTCTTATGCATCTTTAGATTTAAACGAAAACATCAAGAGAATCTTCATATTGGGACCATCTCatcatattttctttagCAATGAAATCTTTGTCAGTGCGTTTGATTCGATCTCTACACCCTTAGGGGATTTGAAGGTAGATAAGGATTTATGCTCTAAATTGGttagaaagaaaatatctgggaagaaaatattttcttttatgaATCAAGATGTTGATACTGATGAGCATTCATTAGAAATGCAATTTTCAATGTTGGTTCAAACCCTAAATTGGAGGAAAGTTCCACTAGATAATGTGAAAGTGATCCCAATGATGGTATCACATAACACTAAGGAATTTGATATGTCTGTTGGTAAAATATTATCcgaatatttaaatgatccttcaaatttatttataataaGTAGTGATTTTTGTCATTGGGgaagaagatttgaatataCAGGATATGTGGGGagtgaagatgaattgaaagaagcaacggaagaagaaactgaaattgaaatgttAACTTCCAGAAGTAAGTTAAAACATCATCAAATCCCAATTTGGAAAtctattgaaattttaGACAAACATGCAATGAGAACATTAAGTGATACGCAAAATTCAGATAGATATGATGCATGGAAACAATATTTAGAAATTACAGGCAATACAATATGTGGAGAAAGACCCATAGGCGTTGTTTTAGCAGCATTAGCATATCTTCCAGAAAATAGCAAGGTGACTTTTGAATGGCCTCATTATTCTCAAAGTTCACAAGTCCAGAGTTTGGAGGAAAGTAGTGTCAGTTACACCTCTGGTTACGTAACTATACAATTGTAA
- the NDAI0C02940 gene encoding type I glyceraldehyde-3-phosphate dehydrogenase (similar to Saccharomyces cerevisiae TDH3 (YGR192C) and TDH2 (YJR009C); ancestral locus Anc_5.155) yields the protein MVTVAINGFGRIGRLVLRIAMARKNVTVAAINDPFISNDYAAYMFKYDSTHGRYNGEVSHDDKHIIIDGHKIATFQERDPANLPWASLKIDIAIDSTGVFKELDTCQKHLDAGAKKVVITAPSSTAPMFVVGVNEDKYTPDLKIVSNASCTTNCLAPLAKIINDNFGIEEGLMTTVHSQTATQKTVDGPSHKDWRGGRTASANIIPSSTGAAKAVGKVLPELQGKLTGMAFRVPTVDVSVVDLTVKLAKETTYDEIKKVVKAAAEGPLKGVVGYTEDAVVSSDFLGDSHSSIFDASAGIQLSPKFVKLISWYDNEYGYSTRVVDLVEYVAKA from the coding sequence atggtTACAGTTGCTATTAACGGTTTCGGTAGAATCGGTAGATTAGTCTTAAGAATTGCCATGGCCAGAAAGAATGTTACAGTTGCTGCTATCAACGATCCATTCATCTCTAACGATTATGCTGCCTACATGTTCAAGTACGATTCCACTCACGGTAGATACAACGGTGAAGTCTCTCACGATGACAAACACATCATCATCGATGGTCATAAGATTGCCACCTTCCAAGAAAGAGACCCAGCCAACTTACCATGGGCTTCTTTGAAGATCGACATTGCTATTGACTCCACTGGTGTCTTCAAGGAATTAGACACTTGTCAAAAGCATTTGGATGCTGGTGCCAAGAAGGTCGTCATCACTGCCCCATCTTCCACTGCTCCAatgtttgttgttggtgTTAACGAAGACAAATACACTCCAGACTTGAAGATTGTCTCTAACGCTTCCTGTACCACCAACTGTTTGGCTCCATTGGCCAAGATCATCAACGACAACTTCGGTATCGAAGAAGGTTTGATGACCACTGTCCATTCTCAAACTGCCACCCAAAAGACTGTTGACGGTCCATCCCACAAGGACTGGAGAGGTGGTAGAACTGCTTCTGCTAACATTATCCCATCATCCACTGGTGCTGCTAAGGCTGTCGGTAAGGTCTTACCTGAATTACAAGGTAAGTTGACCGGTATGGCTTTCAGAGTCCCAACTGTCGATGTCTCTGTTGTTGATTTGACTGTTAAGTTGGCTAAGGAAACCACTTACGATGAAATTAAGAAGGTTGTCAAGGCTGCTGCTGAAGGTCCATTAAAGGGTGTTGTTGGTTACACTGAAGACGCTGTTGTCTCCTCTGATTTCTTAGGTGACTCTCATTCCTCTATCTTTGATGCTTCTGCTGGTATTCAATTGTCTCCAAAGTTCGTTAAGTTGATCTCTTGGTACGATAACGAATACGGTTACTCTACCAGAGTTGTCGACTTGGTCGAATACGTTGCCAAGGCCTAA